A genomic stretch from Verrucomicrobiia bacterium includes:
- a CDS encoding PEP-CTERM sorting domain-containing protein: MSKRYSFLAVTLIVTATCALALSSHATTTTLVNDTWQDGTRTDPASPTYAENNGTSATDADSDGNLESAWFASNSASLTVAGPGDLRGAVPTTSLSMYTYFTQPTTPVTLANIGDELKLTWQFTPNGTITVNTSQGFLLALGLTPNGSRNTADGGIQSANYTNSFAMFMNMSSTMGNGNSFQLRKWGLAGSGAFLGTSGNWTALTNGVASGTTGYTVGTQYTFVYDLTMTAGGLQVVSSMSGDNIGGTGSISDTFVDPSITSVSYDTFDIRPAGSATGASQIDTSLFKVDLTTVPEPSTVMLVGAGLGLMLTLARRRRS, encoded by the coding sequence ATGTCTAAAAGGTATTCATTTCTAGCGGTTACACTCATAGTCACGGCGACGTGCGCCTTGGCGCTGTCCAGTCATGCGACTACTACTACTCTGGTCAATGATACGTGGCAGGATGGTACCCGTACGGATCCGGCGTCGCCGACGTACGCGGAGAACAACGGCACATCAGCAACCGATGCTGATTCCGATGGCAACCTCGAGTCCGCTTGGTTTGCATCCAACAGCGCGAGCTTGACTGTCGCCGGCCCTGGCGATCTGCGAGGTGCCGTACCCACAACTTCCCTCTCGATGTATACGTATTTCACGCAGCCGACGACCCCGGTCACGTTGGCCAATATTGGGGATGAACTCAAGCTTACTTGGCAGTTCACCCCGAACGGCACAATCACAGTCAACACAAGCCAGGGTTTCTTGCTGGCTCTTGGTCTGACGCCAAACGGCTCACGAAACACTGCCGACGGTGGTATTCAAAGTGCCAATTACACGAATAGTTTTGCCATGTTCATGAACATGTCCTCAACCATGGGCAACGGCAATTCCTTCCAATTAAGGAAGTGGGGGCTTGCTGGCTCCGGCGCGTTCTTGGGTACATCCGGCAACTGGACGGCCCTTACGAATGGCGTTGCCAGTGGCACGACCGGTTATACTGTTGGTACCCAGTACACCTTCGTTTACGATCTGACGATGACTGCCGGTGGTTTGCAGGTTGTCAGCTCGATGTCGGGTGACAATATCGGTGGCACGGGATCCATCTCGGATACCTTTGTTGATCCTTCGATTACAAGTGTGTCCTACGATACGTTCGACATTCGTCCAGCCGGCAGCGCAACCGGCGCGTCGCAGATCGATACCAGCCTATTCAAGGTAGATCTCACTACAGTTCCCGAACCTTCCACGGTGATGTTGGTCGGCGCCGGCCTTGGCTTGATGCTCACCTTGGCACGCCGCCGTCGCAGCTAA
- a CDS encoding SDR family oxidoreductase: MIPDPFRLDGQTALVTGCRRGIGLAFAEALAAAGADIIGVSASLKDSGEEVAQCVTALGRKFSAYSCDFGDRESLYEFVRRVIVENAPIDILVNNAGTIRRAPAAQHSDEDWDKVIEVNLSAQFILARELGKPMLARGRGKIIFTASLLSFQGGITIPGYAASKGGISQLTMALSNEWAGKGVNVNAIAPGYIETDNTAALQADPVRSKAILDRIPVGRWGRPEDLQGAVVFLASRASDYVNGTILTVDGGWMGR; this comes from the coding sequence ATGATCCCGGACCCCTTCCGACTCGACGGGCAGACCGCGCTGGTGACCGGCTGCCGTCGTGGCATCGGTCTGGCCTTTGCAGAAGCGCTAGCTGCTGCCGGGGCCGACATCATTGGCGTGAGTGCGTCGCTCAAGGATAGCGGCGAAGAAGTCGCGCAATGCGTGACCGCGTTGGGACGCAAATTCTCCGCGTACAGTTGCGACTTTGGCGATCGAGAGTCGCTCTACGAATTCGTCCGCCGAGTTATCGTCGAGAATGCGCCGATTGACATTCTGGTCAACAATGCCGGCACGATTCGCCGCGCGCCGGCGGCCCAGCATTCCGACGAAGATTGGGACAAGGTAATTGAAGTGAATCTTTCCGCCCAATTCATCCTCGCCCGGGAACTGGGCAAGCCAATGCTCGCGCGCGGACGCGGGAAAATCATTTTCACCGCCTCGTTATTGTCGTTTCAGGGTGGCATCACCATCCCCGGCTACGCCGCGAGCAAGGGTGGGATCTCGCAATTGACAATGGCACTGTCCAACGAATGGGCTGGCAAGGGCGTGAACGTCAACGCGATTGCGCCGGGTTACATCGAAACCGACAACACTGCGGCCCTCCAGGCCGACCCTGTGCGATCAAAGGCGATCCTCGATCGGATTCCCGTTGGGCGCTGGGGGCGTCCCGAAGACTTGCAGGGTGCAGTGGTTTTTCTGGCGTCCCGCGCCTCAGACTATGTCAACGGGACGATCCTCACGGTGGACGGCGGTTGGATGGGGCGTTAG
- the kduI gene encoding 5-dehydro-4-deoxy-D-glucuronate isomerase: MQTRTVADATRMMRMTTAELRANYLVENLFQPGTVQLVYTDVDRAIVGGIVPTTQKLALEASKELAATYFTERREIGVLNLGGKGTITVDGKEFALPKRSCLYIGRGSQKIDFSSADPKDSAWFYLISYPAHTSHPTRLATEADAEPVELGSQRDANQRTILKYIHTKGITSCQLVMGFTILKEGSIWNTMPPHTHARRSEVYLYIDVAPDAAVFHCMGTAQETRHLVVHNGEAVLSPPWSIHCGAGTRNYGFVWAMGGENQEFTDMDQIAVKDLR, translated from the coding sequence ATGCAAACCAGAACTGTTGCCGATGCGACGCGGATGATGCGGATGACGACCGCCGAACTGCGCGCCAACTACCTCGTTGAGAATCTGTTTCAACCGGGAACGGTGCAACTGGTCTACACCGACGTGGACCGGGCGATTGTCGGCGGGATTGTCCCTACGACGCAAAAGCTCGCGCTTGAAGCCTCCAAGGAATTGGCGGCGACCTACTTTACCGAGCGGCGCGAGATTGGCGTGCTCAACCTCGGCGGCAAGGGCACAATCACCGTCGATGGCAAAGAATTCGCGCTGCCGAAGCGTTCCTGCCTGTATATCGGACGCGGAAGCCAGAAGATTGATTTCAGCAGCGCGGATCCGAAGGACTCGGCCTGGTTTTACCTCATCAGTTACCCGGCGCACACGTCTCACCCGACGCGGCTGGCAACCGAAGCCGACGCGGAACCCGTGGAACTTGGCTCACAACGGGATGCCAACCAACGGACGATCCTCAAATACATTCACACCAAGGGAATCACGAGTTGTCAGTTGGTGATGGGTTTCACGATTCTCAAGGAAGGCAGCATCTGGAACACGATGCCGCCGCATACACACGCCCGGCGGTCGGAAGTTTACTTGTACATTGACGTCGCCCCGGACGCCGCCGTATTTCATTGCATGGGCACCGCACAGGAAACGCGTCACCTGGTGGTGCACAATGGCGAGGCCGTGCTATCGCCGCCGTGGTCCATCCACTGCGGCGCGGGAACGCGAAACTACGGCTTTGTGTGGGCCATGGGCGGGGAGAACCAGGAGTTCACCGACATGGACCAGATCGCCGTGAAGGATTTGCGATGA
- a CDS encoding AraC family transcriptional regulator — MAESMSTLPNALHLPPPGRPRWVCAESAQLDLLYLAWGHRVYGRNPIPMSRHPGWHYVLVSRGSPTLILEQEERVLNPGDFLVIDPDCASGWTDRPDAVCDLLVWIWRSGPRCTECVAAPGTYQQWTIDPRLQHKLEQLHTLCRQEVERPDELTKLAIEQLHIAIDVTVARLIRPKTQPPEPSVRMELAVRWMAQNLAERNPVRALCEYLQISPATLARMFQTHHGESPATYHQRMKMARAQELLESNRFSVKEIAYALGYKHPNDFSRAFKHFVGKSPKSVQS; from the coding sequence ATGGCTGAATCCATGAGCACGCTGCCGAATGCGTTACATTTGCCCCCGCCGGGCCGCCCGCGCTGGGTGTGCGCGGAAAGTGCGCAGTTGGACCTACTCTACCTGGCTTGGGGGCATCGTGTTTACGGGCGCAACCCAATCCCCATGTCACGGCATCCGGGCTGGCATTACGTGCTCGTCAGCCGGGGCAGCCCAACCCTGATACTGGAGCAGGAAGAAAGGGTCTTGAATCCGGGTGACTTCCTGGTGATTGATCCCGATTGTGCCAGCGGTTGGACGGATCGACCTGATGCGGTGTGTGACCTGCTCGTCTGGATCTGGCGTAGCGGTCCCCGATGTACGGAGTGCGTCGCGGCGCCAGGCACCTATCAACAGTGGACAATCGACCCGCGATTGCAGCACAAGCTGGAGCAACTCCACACGTTGTGTCGTCAGGAGGTGGAGCGGCCCGACGAACTGACGAAGCTGGCGATCGAACAGTTGCACATCGCGATTGATGTCACCGTTGCCCGGCTCATCCGTCCCAAGACGCAGCCCCCTGAACCATCCGTCCGGATGGAGCTGGCCGTTCGCTGGATGGCCCAGAACCTGGCGGAGCGGAACCCGGTCCGGGCTCTCTGTGAGTATCTGCAGATTTCCCCCGCCACGCTCGCCCGGATGTTTCAAACTCATCATGGGGAATCGCCCGCGACGTATCATCAACGAATGAAGATGGCTCGGGCGCAAGAGCTGTTGGAGTCGAACCGCTTCTCGGTGAAGGAAATCGCCTACGCGCTGGGCTACAAGCACCCGAACGATTTCAGCCGGGCGTTCAAGCATTTTGTTGGCAAGAGCCCGAAGTCCGTCCAGTCATAG
- a CDS encoding prepilin-type N-terminal cleavage/methylation domain-containing protein produces the protein MQSNQTKKNAFTLIELLVVIAIIGILAAMLLPALNKARQKGYQASCISNVKQWGLALNMYADDWGGTMFYDAGGVHFTDNNTPLMQYIGSSNAVEKLRVMRACPARVARMNPPSLAYNMPVGTYRKGLAYKDADTAPSPGFTNPFYGTPTNPYWPNLTSCPNPSQFVLLIECYNTMHSGQFAGKVSSPASGAGDPVPPIQWHNSVVNCLFGDFHAEAQTMQQVTAMDSGSPANPASQLN, from the coding sequence ATGCAGTCCAATCAAACCAAAAAGAACGCGTTTACCCTCATTGAACTGCTGGTGGTCATTGCGATTATCGGCATCTTGGCGGCGATGTTGCTACCCGCGCTGAACAAGGCGCGCCAGAAAGGTTACCAAGCCTCTTGTATCTCTAATGTGAAGCAGTGGGGACTGGCCTTAAACATGTATGCTGACGATTGGGGCGGCACGATGTTCTACGACGCAGGCGGTGTGCACTTTACTGACAACAATACCCCTCTGATGCAGTACATAGGAAGTAGCAATGCTGTGGAGAAGTTACGTGTCATGAGAGCGTGTCCGGCAAGAGTGGCGCGCATGAACCCTCCAAGTCTCGCCTATAATATGCCCGTTGGGACCTATCGCAAGGGCTTGGCTTATAAGGATGCGGATACTGCCCCGTCGCCTGGGTTCACTAACCCTTTTTACGGTACCCCCACGAATCCCTATTGGCCGAACCTGACGTCCTGCCCCAACCCCTCTCAATTCGTGTTGCTGATTGAGTGCTACAACACCATGCATAGCGGTCAGTTTGCCGGCAAGGTGAGCTCGCCGGCGTCGGGTGCAGGTGACCCTGTCCCGCCAATCCAATGGCATAATTCGGTTGTCAATTGTCTTTTTGGTGATTTCCACGCCGAAGCGCAAACCATGCAGCAGGTAACGGCAATGGATTCTGGCAGTCCAGCCAACCCGGCGTCCCAACTGAATTAG
- a CDS encoding tetratricopeptide repeat protein, with product MLGKLMKNAWRSYGWGCALIVLLTLITYIPAMRGGFVFDDYALLVNDPLIKVSDGLQRFWFTTEATEYYPLSWSLWWAEWRLWGDHAIGYHVANVLLHSANAILVWIILRHLKIPGALVAGLVFALHPVNVATVAWITEQKNTMSMFFYAVAILSYLRFDEEGSWRWFNLSLAAFLLALLSKTAIVMLPVVLLGCVWWMHGRLRVKDFLYSVPFFALSLIMGLVNVWFEYHRATEGLGVHATGFATRLATAGWVPWFYLSKALLPIDLMVVYPKWQVNTSNWISYMPGIILIGGLVMFWWKRQTWGRSLLFGLGYFVVTLFPVLGFFYQPFYRHAFVADHWQYYSIIGVIAFMVAAGERICRRLGEHGLYWGGVGSVAVLLVLGAATWRRGHVYADDVTLWRDNVARNPAPWPYNNLGCALQRTGRFNEAIHQFDQALRLNPEYADAHCNLGNVLSQTGRTEEAMAEWELALRFKPDYAQAHYNLGLGLARQGRLPEAMGHWEQALRIKPHYAEAHYNLGVALEQTGRVREAAGHYEQALRIRPDYEQARNRLTRLQTVQ from the coding sequence ATGCTTGGGAAGCTTATGAAGAACGCGTGGAGATCCTACGGCTGGGGCTGTGCGCTAATTGTTTTGCTGACACTCATCACGTACATACCCGCGATGCGGGGGGGCTTTGTCTTTGACGACTACGCGCTGCTCGTCAACGACCCTTTGATCAAGGTCAGCGACGGGTTGCAACGGTTCTGGTTTACGACCGAAGCCACGGAATACTATCCACTGTCGTGGAGTTTATGGTGGGCCGAGTGGCGGTTATGGGGTGATCACGCGATCGGGTACCACGTCGCCAACGTCCTTTTGCACTCGGCCAATGCCATCCTGGTGTGGATTATCCTACGACATCTCAAAATTCCGGGAGCCTTGGTGGCGGGACTGGTTTTTGCTCTGCACCCGGTGAACGTCGCTACAGTTGCCTGGATCACCGAGCAGAAGAACACAATGTCGATGTTCTTCTACGCCGTGGCGATCCTTTCATATTTGCGTTTCGATGAGGAAGGTAGCTGGCGTTGGTTTAATCTATCGTTGGCGGCGTTTTTACTGGCCTTGCTAAGCAAGACGGCGATCGTCATGTTGCCCGTCGTCCTGCTGGGTTGTGTGTGGTGGATGCACGGTCGTTTGCGGGTGAAAGACTTTCTCTACAGTGTACCGTTCTTTGCCCTTTCGCTCATCATGGGATTGGTGAATGTGTGGTTTGAGTATCACCGTGCGACGGAAGGGCTCGGAGTCCACGCAACTGGTTTCGCAACTCGCCTGGCAACTGCTGGCTGGGTACCGTGGTTTTACCTATCCAAGGCGTTGCTGCCGATTGACCTAATGGTGGTATATCCCAAATGGCAGGTCAATACCTCCAATTGGATTTCCTACATGCCAGGAATCATTCTGATTGGTGGGCTCGTGATGTTTTGGTGGAAACGCCAAACGTGGGGACGGTCGTTATTATTCGGACTGGGATACTTTGTCGTGACGCTTTTCCCGGTGTTGGGTTTTTTTTATCAACCATTTTATCGGCACGCATTCGTCGCCGATCATTGGCAGTACTACTCCATTATCGGAGTTATCGCTTTCATGGTTGCCGCCGGGGAGAGGATCTGCCGTCGCTTGGGCGAGCATGGGTTGTATTGGGGGGGGGTGGGTTCCGTGGCGGTGCTGTTGGTGTTGGGTGCGGCCACTTGGCGACGTGGGCATGTCTATGCTGACGATGTAACACTCTGGCGGGACAACGTGGCAAGGAATCCGGCTCCTTGGCCATACAATAACCTGGGATGCGCCTTGCAGCGAACGGGCCGATTTAACGAGGCGATCCACCAGTTCGACCAGGCGTTGCGGCTCAATCCCGAGTACGCCGATGCCCATTGCAACCTGGGAAATGTTTTATCGCAGACGGGCAGAACCGAGGAGGCAATGGCGGAGTGGGAGCTGGCGTTACGGTTCAAGCCTGACTATGCGCAGGCGCACTACAATTTGGGCCTCGGTCTGGCCCGGCAAGGCAGGTTACCGGAGGCGATGGGGCATTGGGAGCAGGCCTTGCGGATCAAGCCCCATTATGCTGAGGCGCACTACAACCTCGGAGTCGCCCTGGAACAGACGGGCAGGGTGAGGGAAGCCGCTGGGCACTACGAGCAAGCGCTAAGGATTCGCCCCGATTACGAACAAGCTCGAAACCGGCTCACGCGATTGCAGACCGTCCAGTAA
- a CDS encoding tetratricopeptide repeat protein — translation MHPASFPFSGTGRKYRMVTAGKLRYASGPMKVTRAALLGVALAIFASALWLHWPSVNGGFLTRMDDDEYLRQSVRWQGLSWGAVRWAFTSTEPYYQPLPRLSHVLDYQLWGTNAQGHHATSVVNHALNAAIVFGFLRTILGVVAGSLTMRERLALAIGVAVVFAIHPLQVESVAWMSGRTQLLCTTFGIGSLWAYVAGTRRWLVWAMFIAALLCKPLAVSLPFAMLALDYLLARRDGEPKWGRLLRRNAGLIAVGVAAAVTTIITESRTGGLLVPLETIRPSQRMLLMAQSLVFYPCKLAWPTQLSPYYPRPVNISMFQPFAFASVLGVTVITALCIWRGRRAPALMAGWGTYVLFVLPVSGLTPTGGQAVADRYAYLAMLPLLVLAGGAVVWLWRRSPMIGRCGLVCLLVGELFFFGMRTRAQTLVWRNDETLWRGVLAQFPNSDLANEMLAQALLNENRIPEALVHAQHAVEVAPSAETHRNLGIALTQAGEIQEATDEFNLALQLKPDMADAHCRLGVFLQREGKYEEAIRHYEQALQTDPDYADAHYNLGTALVRLDRMTEAMEQWEEALRIDPDYAEAHANLGVALEQAGKLEDAVAHYEQALRVRPDLAAVHYDLGNVLARLGRMPAAIQQYGEALRLNPDYTEARNALVRLHTVQ, via the coding sequence ATGCATCCGGCCAGTTTCCCATTTTCGGGCACAGGGCGCAAGTATCGGATGGTCACAGCTGGTAAGTTGCGCTACGCTTCCGGGCCGATGAAGGTGACCCGCGCCGCGCTTTTGGGAGTGGCCTTGGCAATATTTGCGAGCGCGCTCTGGCTGCATTGGCCGTCCGTGAACGGCGGGTTCCTGACGCGGATGGACGATGACGAATACCTGCGACAGTCTGTGCGTTGGCAGGGGTTGAGCTGGGGCGCGGTCCGCTGGGCGTTTACGAGCACGGAGCCGTATTATCAACCACTGCCGCGCCTCTCGCATGTCCTCGACTATCAGCTCTGGGGAACGAACGCGCAGGGACACCACGCAACCAGCGTCGTGAACCATGCGCTCAATGCCGCGATCGTGTTCGGTTTTCTCAGGACAATACTCGGCGTCGTGGCGGGCTCGCTGACGATGCGCGAGCGGTTGGCGCTGGCAATCGGTGTGGCAGTGGTGTTCGCGATTCATCCGCTGCAGGTTGAATCGGTTGCGTGGATGTCAGGGCGGACGCAGCTATTGTGCACGACATTCGGGATCGGCAGTCTCTGGGCATACGTCGCCGGTACGCGACGTTGGTTGGTCTGGGCGATGTTCATTGCGGCGTTACTCTGCAAACCGCTGGCCGTGTCGTTACCTTTCGCGATGCTGGCGCTAGATTACCTTTTGGCGCGACGGGACGGGGAACCGAAATGGGGACGGTTGTTGCGACGGAACGCGGGCCTGATCGCGGTAGGCGTGGCGGCAGCGGTGACGACGATCATCACAGAATCTCGTACCGGCGGCCTGCTCGTGCCCCTGGAGACGATCCGGCCGTCGCAACGCATGCTCCTGATGGCACAGAGCCTGGTGTTCTACCCATGCAAACTGGCCTGGCCGACACAGCTGTCGCCTTACTATCCGCGGCCAGTGAACATTTCAATGTTCCAACCATTCGCCTTCGCGTCGGTGCTGGGTGTGACGGTCATCACGGCGTTGTGCATTTGGCGCGGACGCCGCGCACCGGCGCTGATGGCAGGGTGGGGGACGTATGTGCTGTTCGTACTGCCGGTGTCGGGGTTGACGCCGACGGGTGGACAGGCCGTGGCGGACCGGTACGCTTACCTGGCCATGCTGCCCTTGCTCGTCTTGGCGGGCGGTGCGGTGGTGTGGTTGTGGAGGCGCAGTCCGATGATTGGGCGATGCGGGCTGGTTTGTTTGTTGGTGGGTGAACTATTTTTCTTTGGAATGCGCACGCGGGCGCAGACACTGGTCTGGCGCAATGACGAGACGCTGTGGCGCGGTGTGCTGGCGCAGTTCCCGAATTCCGATTTGGCCAATGAGATGCTGGCGCAGGCGTTGTTGAATGAGAATCGGATTCCCGAAGCGCTCGTACATGCGCAACACGCCGTAGAAGTTGCACCGTCCGCCGAAACGCACAGGAACCTGGGGATCGCGCTGACGCAAGCCGGCGAGATTCAAGAGGCCACTGATGAATTCAATCTGGCGCTGCAGCTCAAGCCCGATATGGCCGACGCGCACTGTCGTCTGGGGGTCTTCTTACAGCGTGAAGGTAAGTACGAGGAGGCAATCAGACATTACGAACAGGCGTTGCAAACGGACCCCGATTACGCCGACGCCCATTACAATTTAGGAACCGCACTCGTACGACTGGATCGCATGACAGAGGCGATGGAGCAGTGGGAGGAAGCCTTACGCATCGATCCGGATTACGCCGAGGCGCACGCTAATCTCGGGGTTGCTCTGGAGCAAGCTGGCAAGCTGGAGGACGCGGTTGCGCATTACGAGCAGGCGCTGCGAGTCAGGCCCGACCTGGCCGCAGTGCATTACGATCTCGGAAATGTCCTGGCTCGGCTGGGCCGGATGCCGGCAGCGATCCAGCAGTATGGCGAGGCATTACGGCTCAACCCTGATTATACCGAGGCACGGAATGCGCTGGTACGACTACATACGGTGCAGTAG
- a CDS encoding glycoside hydrolase family 88 protein — MPVVETQGSESVSTNRASPTVTIPSEITQKAVLTTMKRVADWQLANPSAHRATDWTQGAYYAGMMALASVSTNDSRYHDAMMEMGRKNDWRPSTNLVYHADNHCVLQTYLELFLQHHDFQMLEPAKQRCDQIMAAPPPDENDLDFTKPHAQEKWVWCDALFMSPPMWARLSAATGDRKYMDFMNDRWWRTSDHLYDNQEHLYYRDDRFLTKREANGKKIFWSRGNGWVMGGLVRVLQYMPADYSGRQRYVAQLREMAARLVDLQGEDGLWRASLLDPGSFPAPESSGSGFILYALAWGVNQKLLTRADYEPAIRKAWQGLVRCVDASGRLGFVQPIGANAASLSATNTEVYGVGAFLLAGSEVYHFAWPPGPEPPLNIATPTPVP, encoded by the coding sequence ATGCCGGTTGTCGAAACCCAGGGCAGTGAATCCGTCTCCACGAACAGGGCTTCGCCCACTGTGACGATCCCGAGTGAGATCACCCAGAAAGCGGTGCTGACAACCATGAAACGGGTTGCCGACTGGCAACTGGCCAACCCAAGTGCGCATCGCGCGACGGACTGGACACAGGGCGCATACTACGCCGGCATGATGGCGCTGGCGTCGGTCTCCACCAACGATTCCCGGTATCACGACGCAATGATGGAGATGGGACGGAAAAACGATTGGAGGCCCTCTACCAATCTTGTCTACCACGCGGACAATCACTGTGTGTTGCAGACGTATCTCGAACTCTTCCTGCAACATCACGATTTCCAGATGCTCGAGCCGGCCAAACAACGTTGTGACCAAATCATGGCAGCACCGCCCCCGGATGAAAACGATTTGGATTTTACCAAGCCCCACGCACAGGAAAAGTGGGTTTGGTGCGACGCGCTGTTCATGTCACCACCCATGTGGGCGCGGCTTTCCGCAGCCACCGGAGACAGGAAATACATGGATTTTATGAATGATCGCTGGTGGCGGACCTCCGACCATCTCTACGACAACCAGGAACATCTCTATTACCGCGACGATCGTTTCCTGACGAAACGCGAAGCCAATGGCAAAAAGATCTTCTGGTCGCGGGGAAATGGCTGGGTGATGGGCGGGCTGGTGCGCGTGCTGCAATACATGCCCGCCGATTATTCCGGCCGCCAGCGATATGTTGCCCAGCTCAGGGAAATGGCGGCGCGCCTCGTGGATCTCCAAGGTGAAGACGGCCTCTGGCGCGCAAGCCTCCTGGACCCAGGCAGTTTTCCCGCACCGGAGAGCAGCGGGAGCGGCTTCATTCTGTACGCGCTGGCCTGGGGAGTGAACCAAAAACTGTTGACTCGAGCGGACTACGAACCGGCAATCCGCAAAGCCTGGCAAGGGCTCGTGCGCTGCGTCGATGCCAGCGGTCGACTTGGATTTGTACAACCAATCGGAGCCAACGCGGCGTCATTAAGCGCAACCAATACCGAAGTGTATGGCGTCGGTGCGTTCTTGCTGGCCGGCAGCGAGGTTTACCATTTCGCCTGGCCACCCGGCCCCGAACCGCCCCTGAACATCGCCACACCAACGCCGGTCCCCTGA
- a CDS encoding MFS transporter, which produces MIASEAQRTAGSRSQKPVGRYRWTICALLFAATTINYMDRSVLGVLGPTLQYKVFNWSDNDYASINIAFKIAYAIGMLVMGAIIDKLGTRIGYTLSIAIWSIFGMLHAAVRPAFGFVGFCLARFGLGFGESGNFPAAIKTVGEWFPKKERAFATGIFNAGSNVGAILAPLVIPLVVLPDGTNWQFAFLTTGVFSAVWVVLWLKFYKRPEVHPDLSKEELAYINSDSVAETSTGKVSWLKVIPLRETWAFAAVKMTDAVWWFYLFWGGKFLYDRFGLSLSGLAGPMITIYVIADGGSVAGGWMSSFFIKKGWPVNRARKTTLFICALFILPVMFVTQIGTRFDINARFFERLQNTPYTVEQITVVDGKTRKEKTTETVPVTAVAALHTLDGKSFNSAKEFFAAVAGVLGKEQYKSMEPALMKSARSDNFYWISVLLIALAAAGHQAWSANVFTLVSDVFPKKATASVTGIGGMVGAVAGIVADRSLGKVLTSSGPSGYFFAFLVAGSCYLILLGVAHVLMPKMTPLDENLRRVAA; this is translated from the coding sequence ATGATTGCCTCAGAAGCCCAAAGAACCGCCGGATCACGCAGTCAGAAGCCCGTGGGGCGTTATCGCTGGACCATCTGTGCGCTGTTGTTCGCTGCGACGACCATTAACTACATGGATCGCAGTGTCCTCGGTGTGCTGGGTCCGACGCTGCAATACAAGGTTTTCAACTGGTCGGACAATGACTACGCCAGCATCAATATTGCTTTCAAAATCGCTTATGCGATCGGTATGTTGGTCATGGGTGCGATCATCGACAAACTTGGCACCCGGATCGGGTACACGCTTTCGATTGCCATTTGGAGCATCTTCGGGATGTTGCACGCGGCGGTTCGCCCGGCCTTTGGTTTTGTCGGATTCTGCCTGGCCCGATTTGGTCTCGGCTTTGGTGAGTCGGGTAATTTCCCTGCGGCCATCAAGACTGTCGGTGAATGGTTTCCCAAGAAGGAACGCGCCTTCGCCACGGGTATTTTTAATGCCGGTTCCAATGTCGGTGCGATTCTTGCGCCGTTGGTGATTCCGTTGGTGGTACTGCCGGACGGCACCAACTGGCAATTTGCCTTTCTCACCACCGGTGTGTTCAGCGCGGTGTGGGTCGTGCTTTGGCTGAAGTTTTACAAACGCCCGGAAGTACATCCGGATTTGTCCAAAGAGGAACTGGCTTACATCAACAGCGATTCGGTCGCCGAAACTTCCACCGGCAAAGTGTCGTGGTTGAAGGTCATTCCTCTCCGGGAAACGTGGGCATTCGCCGCCGTCAAAATGACGGATGCCGTGTGGTGGTTTTACCTGTTTTGGGGAGGGAAGTTTCTTTATGACAGGTTCGGGTTGAGCCTGAGTGGTCTCGCCGGCCCGATGATTACCATTTACGTCATTGCGGATGGCGGAAGTGTCGCGGGCGGGTGGATGTCGTCCTTTTTCATCAAGAAGGGCTGGCCAGTGAACCGGGCACGTAAGACGACGCTCTTTATCTGCGCGCTGTTCATCCTGCCGGTGATGTTTGTGACGCAGATAGGCACACGGTTTGATATCAATGCGCGCTTTTTTGAGCGATTGCAGAACACCCCTTACACCGTGGAACAGATCACTGTTGTGGATGGTAAGACAAGGAAGGAGAAGACCACGGAAACTGTGCCGGTGACGGCCGTTGCGGCCTTGCACACGCTGGATGGGAAGAGCTTTAACTCGGCGAAGGAGTTCTTTGCTGCCGTGGCCGGCGTTCTCGGCAAGGAACAGTATAAGAGCATGGAGCCCGCGCTAATGAAGAGCGCCCGTTCGGATAATTTTTATTGGATTTCCGTTCTGCTGATCGCCCTTGCTGCGGCTGGTCACCAGGCGTGGTCGGCCAACGTGTTTACTCTTGTCTCGGATGTATTCCCAAAAAAGGCCACGGCATCCGTCACCGGTATTGGCGGCATGGTGGGGGCTGTGGCGGGCATCGTGGCGGATCGCAGCTTGGGCAAGGTGCTTACGTCGAGCGGTCCTTCCGGTTATTTCTTCGCCTTTTTGGTCGCCGGCTCGTGTTATCTCATCCTGCTGGGAGTGGCGCACGTGCTGATGCCGAAGATGACACCGCTCGACGAGAACCTGCGGCGCGTCGCAGCATGA